Proteins encoded by one window of Mauremys mutica isolate MM-2020 ecotype Southern chromosome 25, ASM2049712v1, whole genome shotgun sequence:
- the CWC25 gene encoding pre-mRNA-splicing factor CWC25 homolog, which translates to MGGGDLNLKKSWHPQTLRNVEKVWKAEQKHEAERKKIEELQRELRDERAREEMQRYAEDVGAVKKKEEKLDWMYQGPGGMVNREEYLMGRPVDKYVFEKMEDKEAGCSSETGLLPGSIFAPTGANSVLDMASKIREDPLFMIRKREEEKKREVLNNPVKMKKIKELLQSSLERKEKKKKKEKKKKHKKRRHQSSSSESTSSDDEQSRARSKKMDSSWEPVHPKVPGYGLQSRDLDHSHRPRRSPAAGQERATHKHRDRARSRSQSGSPKRETGKKSTGEEESERRRSRSPPRHGEQYSTKVDRKEKERARSPSPKKGYRRQHASGYTRKLSAEELERKRQEMLENAKWREEERANNVRRHRKEEERERELEKLSSRDGKFLHHIKLESASTSSVEDRVKRNIHSIQRTPAALEKNFMQR; encoded by the exons AATCTGAAGAAGAGCTGGCATCCCCAGACTCTGCGCAATGTGgagaaggtgtggaaggcagagCAGAAACATGAAGCCGAGCGGAAGAAGATTGAGGAGCTGCAGCGGGAGCTGCGGGACGAGCGAGCCCGGGAGGAGATGCAGCGCTATGCGGAGGATGTGGGAGCAGTCAA GAAAAAAGAAGAGAAGTTGGACTGGATGTACCAGGGTCCCGGGGGTATGGTGAACAGAGAAGAGTATCTGATGGGCCGCCCTGTGGACAAATACGTCTTTGAGAAGATGGAAGACAAAGAGGCAGGTTGTTCCAGTGAAACAGGACTTCTCCCAGGCTCCATTTTTGCCCCCACAGGTGCCAATTCTGTCCTAGACATGGCAAGCAAAATCCGGGAGGATCCACTTTTCATGATAAG gaaaagagaggaagagaaaaaaaggGAAGTTTTGAATAATCCTgtaaaaatgaagaaaatcaaAGAACTG TTGCAAAGCAGcttggaaagaaaggaaaaaaagaagaagaaggagaagaaaaagaagcACAAGAAACGCAGACATCAAAGTTCTAGCAGTGAAAGCACCAGCAGTGACGATGAGCAGAGCAGAGCGAG ATCCAAGAAGATGGATAGTTCTTGGGAACCTGTTCATCCCAAAGTCCCAGGGTACGGCTTACAG AGTAGAGACCTTGACCACAGTCACCGGCCTCGGCGCTctccagctgctggccaggaaagAGCCACCCACAAACACCGAGACCGCGCTAGGTCAAGGAGCCAGTCCGGGTCTCCTAAAAGAGAGACTGGCAAGAAGAGTACAGGGGAGGAAGAGTCTGAGCGCAGGAGGTCAAGATCTCCTCCTAGGCATGGGGAACA GTACAGCACCAAGGTGGacaggaaagaaaaggaaagagctAGGAGCCCTTCCCCTAAAAAAGGATACCGACGACAGCATGCTTCAGGGTATACTAG AAAGCTCTCCGCAGAGGAGCTAGAGCGTAAGCGTCAGGAAATGTTGGAAAATGCCAAGTGGCGGGAAGAGGAGAGAGCAAACAATGTCAGGAGACACCGAAAGGAGGAGGAGCGGGAACGAGAACTGGAGAAACTCAGCTCCCGAGATGGAAAATTCCTACA CCACATAAAACTGGAGAGTGCGTCCACTTCTTCTGTAGAGGATCGGGTCAAACGCAACATCCACTCCATACAGAGAACACCAGCTGCCCTGGAAAAAAACTTTATGCAGAGATGA